One genomic window of Monodelphis domestica isolate mMonDom1 chromosome 1, mMonDom1.pri, whole genome shotgun sequence includes the following:
- the ARL3 gene encoding ADP-ribosylation factor-like protein 3 has product MGLLSILRKLKSAPDQEVRILLLGLDNAGKTTLLKQLASEDISHITPTQGFNIKSVQSQGFKLNVWDIGGQRKIRPYWRNYFENTDVLIYVIDSADRKRFEETGQELAELLDEEKLSGVPVLIFANKQDLLTAAPASEIAEGLNLHTIRDRVWQIQSCSALTAEGVQDGMNWVCKNVNAKKK; this is encoded by the exons GGTTTACTCTCAATCCTGCGTAAACTGAAGAGCGCACCAGACCAGGAGGTGAGAATTCTTCTCCTGGGCTTGGATAATGCTGGCAAAACTACACTCCTGAAGCAGCTTGCATCTGAAGACATCAGCCACATTACACCTACACAG GGCTTTAACATCAAAAGTGTACAGTCACAAGGTTTTAAACTGAATGTCTGGGACATTGGtggacagaggaaaatcaggccatACTGGAGGAATTACTTTGAAAATACTGATGTACTT ATATATGTTATCGACAGTGCAGACAGAAAACGATTTGAAGAGACGGGTCAG GAACTAGCTGAATTACTGGATGAAGAAAAACTGAGTGGTGTCCCCGTGCTCATCTTTGCTAACAAGCAGGATTTGCTCACTGCAGCCCCTGCCTCAGAGATTGCAGAAGGACTGAACCTACACACAATCCGTGACAGAGTCTGGCAAATCCAGTCTTGCTCAGCCCTTACAGCAGAAGGAGTACAG GACGGCATGAACTGGGTCTGCAAAAATGTCAACgctaagaagaaataa